TCAATGATTCCGTCAGGAGTCAAACGGAAGTTTTCACGAACGATTTCTTCCATGGTCTTATCACCGATGTCAGCTCCTGTTCCGAAAGTATCGACCATTACTGAGGTTGGCTCTGCAACACCGATAGCATATGAAAGCTGAATTTCACATTTTTCAGCAAGTCCGCTTGCAACGATGTTTTTAGCAATGTATCTTGCCATATAACATGCACTTCTATCCACTTTGGTACAGTCTTTTCCGGAAAATGCTCCTCCACCGTGTCTTGCATATCCTCCGTAGGTATCCACGATAATTTTACGTCCTGTTAAACCTGCATCCCCGTGAGGACCTCCGATTTCGAATTTTCCTGTTGGGTTGATGTGCTCTTTTGTATTTTCAGTCATCAATTCCTGTGGAATGACTGCCTTGAAGAGTTTTTCACGAATGTCTTCTTTCAATTGTTCCTGATTGTCTGACATTGTCTCATCATGCTGGGTTGATAAAACAACAGCATCAATGGAGTGGACATTTCCATCCTTATCATAGTTGACTGAAACCTGTGCCTTACCGTCAGGTCTTAAATAGGGGATTTCTCCGGATTCCCTGAGTTCTGTTAATTTGTTTGT
This sequence is a window from uncultured Methanobrevibacter sp.. Protein-coding genes within it:
- the metK gene encoding methionine adenosyltransferase; translated protein: MSDVYRTFTSESVTQGHPDKVADIISDAILDAYMEGDSESHVACETCVTTDFCMVFGEITSNTNLEKEDIEKIIRDTIIEIGYDKPDLEFDGHTCKVENRLHAQSQDINQGVAREGETGAGDQGMMFGFATNETEDLMPFPIDLARKLTNKLTELRESGEIPYLRPDGKAQVSVNYDKDGNVHSIDAVVLSTQHDETMSDNQEQLKEDIREKLFKAVIPQELMTENTKEHINPTGKFEIGGPHGDAGLTGRKIIVDTYGGYARHGGGAFSGKDCTKVDRSACYMARYIAKNIVASGLAEKCEIQLSYAIGVAEPTSVMVDTFGTGADIGDKTMEEIVRENFRLTPDGIIETLDLRNTSYKQTAKYGHFGIEGLPWEKTDKADDLAKYIQ